From Panthera uncia isolate 11264 unplaced genomic scaffold, Puncia_PCG_1.0 HiC_scaffold_917, whole genome shotgun sequence:
TAGGAATGGGGAGGAGATCCTGTTTAATAAGCCTTTGGGTGAAATTATTGAATTCTGGCTTCTACCAGTAGTCACCTTGAGACTAAGGCCATCGAGTCCGCCTACGggtgaacaaacatttattgatgatGCTTTTTGATAGTAGCTTTTTCTCAGGAGTTTAACCTCAAGAACATTTGCAGTTTTAAGAACACTGGACTATGTGGGTTTCACAAGGACCTTTCAGGTTGACATCGCAGTGAATGGCACTTTACAGCTTGTTCCCAGTTTGCCAGGGTTTGGGGAACTCAAATGTTGGGGAATGATGTACAGCTAGCATGCAGATAGCACCCTAGGAGCTCACCACTTAACGCAGTTCCCATGGTTTCAAAAGTTCCTTTAACAAGTCATATTCATTGAAAATGATAGTTACCATCTGGACAGTTCTGGAGGCACCTAAACTGGTTTGAAGGTGTTTTCTCTTCTTAACAATATCTTGTTGTGTTTGCCCTTTGCCAAGGTTCTGTGACTCCCCCACCAGTGACTTGGAAATGCGCAACGGCCGGGGTAGAGGCAAACGCATGCGTCCCAACAGTAACACACCTGTCAATGAGACAGCCACTGCCTCTGACAGCAAagggaccagcagcagcagcaaaaccCGAGCAGGAGCCAATAGCAAAGGCCGTCGGGGCAGCCAAAATTCTTCAGAGCATCGCCCACCTGCCAGTAGCACCTCTGAGGATGTCAAGGCCAGCCCTTCCTCAGCTAATAAGCGGAAAAACAAACCGCTTTCAGACATGGAGCTGAATTCCAGCTCAGAGGACTCCAAAGGGAGCAAGCGTGTCCGTACGAATTCCATGGGCTCAGCCACTGGTCCCCTCCCTGGGACCAAGGTTGAACCCACTGTTCTAGACAGAAATTGTCCCTCCCCAGTCCTGATTGACTGTCCCCACCCAAACTGCAACAAAAAGTATAAGCACATCAATGGACTGAAGTACCACCAAGCTCATGCCCACACAGACGATGACAGCAAGCCGGAAGCAGATGGAGACAGTGAATATGGAGAGGAGCCCACCCTCCATGCAGACCTTGGGAGCTGCAATGGTGCATCCGTCTCACAGAAAGGTTCCTTGTCCCCTGCCCGTTCAGCTACCCCCAAAGTTCGGCTCGTAGAGCCCCACAGCCCTTCTCCTTCAAGCAAATTCAGCACAAAAGGCCTCTGTAAGAAAAAGCTTAGTGGGGAAGGGGACACAGACCTTGGGGCCTTATCTAATGATGGCTCTGATGATGGACCCTCAGTAATGGATGAAACAAGCAATGATGCCTTTGATTCTTTAGAAAGGAAgtgtatggaaaaagaaaaatgtaaaaaacccTCTAGTTTGAAGCCTGAAAAGATTCCTTCCAAAAGCTTAAAGTCAGCGCGGCCTATTGCCCCTGCCATCCCTCCACAGCAAATCTACACCTTCCAGACAGCCACCTTCACAGCAGCAAGCCCAGGCTCCTCCTCAGGCTTGACCACCACAGTGGTCCAAGCCATGCCCAACAGTCCTCAACTCAAGCCTATTCAGCCCAAGCCCACTGTGATGGGAGAACCTTTCACAGTCAACCCTGCCTTGACCCCAGccaaggacaagaaaaagaaagacaaaaaaaagaaggagtCCTCAAAGGAACTCGAAAGTCCTCTGACCCCTGGGAAGGTGTGTCGAGCAGAAGAAGGCAAAAGCCCGTTCAGGGACTCCTCGGGAGATGGGATGAAAATGGAGGGGCTCCTGAATGGCTCATCAGACCCCCACCAGAGCCGACTGGCTAGCATCAAGGCAGAAGCTGACAAGATCTACAGCTTCACGGACAATGCCCCCAGCCCTTCAATTGGAGGCAGCAGCCGCATAGACAGCACTACTCCTACCCAGCCCCTGACTCCCTTACATGTAGTGACCCAGAACGGAGCCGAAGCCAACTCGGTCAAAACCAACAGCCCTGCATACTCCGACATATCTGAtgctggggaggatggggagggcaAAGTGGACAGCGTCAAATCAAAGGACCCTGAACACTTGGTTAAGGAAGGGGCTAAGAAAACTCTTTTTCCCCCTCAGCCACAGAGCAAAGACTCGCCGTATTATCAAGGCTTTGAGAGTTACTACTCTCCGAGTTATGCACAGTCTAGCCCGGGGGCTCTGAACCCCAGCAGCCAGGCAGGAGTGGAGAGCCAAGCTCTGAAGACAAAAAAGGATGAGGAGCCTGAGAGCATAGAGGGGAAAGCGAAGAACGATGTCTGTGACGAGAAGAAACCAGAGCTGAGCAGCTCCAGTCAGCAGCCTTCCGTCATCCAGCAGCGTCCCAACATGTACATGCAGTCTCTGTACTACAACCAGTATGCCTACGTGCCCCCGTATGGCTACAGCGACCAGAGTTACCACACCCACCTCCTGAGCACTAACACAGCCTACCGGCAGCAATATGAGGAACAGCAGAAACGGCAGAGCTTGGAGCAGCAGCAGCGGGGACTGGACAAGAAGGTGGAGTTGGGCCTAAAGGAGCGGGAGGCGGCACTCAAGGAAGAATGGAAGCAAAAGCCGTCGATTCCCCCAACTCTCACCAAGGCGCCCAGCCTGACAGACCTGGTCAAGTCAGGACCCGGGAAGGCCAAGGAGCCAGGGGCTGACCCTGCCAAATCAGTCATTATTCCCAAATTAGACGACTCCTCCAAACTGCCCAGCCAGGCCCCGGAAGGACTTAAAGTGAAGCTGAGTGAGGCCAGCCACCTAGGCAAGGAGGCCTCTGAGGCTAAGACAGGCGCTGAGTGTGGCCGACAGGCAGAGGTGGATCCAATACTCTGGTACCGACAGGTAACTATTCTGGGAGGAAACACAAACACTGTTTGAtagtctttgtctctttctcacaAGTCAGGGCTCTCCTTATGTAGGGTGTCAGCAGCATACAGATTGGCGGGAGAAATCTGtaattttaaagattctttacCTTTGTaaatcattttcatgtttttaaaaagcacggTTACATCAGTAAAAGGTGTTTTTCCCATTTGACAAGAGAGACCAAGGTAAGTTAGCTTGATTTGTGTAGGGTAACTTGTGACTTCACTAGCAGAGCCGCGATTAGAACCCAGGTATCTCAGTTCCTAGTCGGTGTTTCTTCCACTATTTGGTTGTGTGGAATGGTGATCTCTCCATTTTCTAGAGTAAGTTACTACTCAGACTGAGTTACTTTCAAAAAGATCTTatagaggggtacctggctggctcggtcggtggagcatgctactcttgatttcagggctgCAAGTTCAagccacgttgggtgtagagattacttaaataaataaaatttaaaaagaaaaaaaaagattttgtaggTAAACTTAGAACTGAGAACTTGGTCTCACGTCATGCTCTGCTCATGAGATTTAGAAagtcttccctttcttcttagTGCCACAGTTA
This genomic window contains:
- the LOC125918512 gene encoding zinc finger protein 609 isoform X2 gives rise to the protein MLVVNVTWRNKTYVGTLLDCTRHDWAPPRFCDSPTSDLEMRNGRGRGKRMRPNSNTPVNETATASDSKGTSSSSKTRAGANSKGRRGSQNSSEHRPPASSTSEDVKASPSSANKRKNKPLSDMELNSSSEDSKGSKRVRTNSMGSATGPLPGTKVEPTVLDRNCPSPVLIDCPHPNCNKKYKHINGLKYHQAHAHTDDDSKPEADGDSEYGEEPTLHADLGSCNGASVSQKGSLSPARSATPKVRLVEPHSPSPSSKFSTKGLCKKKLSGEGDTDLGALSNDGSDDGPSVMDETSNDAFDSLERKCMEKEKCKKPSSLKPEKIPSKSLKSARPIAPAIPPQQIYTFQTATFTAASPGSSSGLTTTVVQAMPNSPQLKPIQPKPTVMGEPFTVNPALTPAKDKKKKDKKKKESSKELESPLTPGKVCRAEEGKSPFRDSSGDGMKMEGLLNGSSDPHQSRLASIKAEADKIYSFTDNAPSPSIGGSSRIDSTTPTQPLTPLHVVTQNGAEANSVKTNSPAYSDISDAGEDGEGKVDSVKSKDPEHLVKEGAKKTLFPPQPQSKDSPYYQGFESYYSPSYAQSSPGALNPSSQAGVESQALKTKKDEEPESIEGKAKNDVCDEKKPELSSSSQQPSVIQQRPNMYMQSLYYNQYAYVPPYGYSDQSYHTHLLSTNTAYRQQYEEQQKRQSLEQQQRGLDKKVELGLKEREAALKEEWKQKPSIPPTLTKAPSLTDLVKSGPGKAKEPGADPAKSVIIPKLDDSSKLPSQAPEGLKVKLSEASHLGKEASEAKTGAECGRQAEVDPILWYRQEAEPRMWTYVYPAKYSDIKSEDERWKEERDRKLKEERNRSKDSAPKEDGKESTSSDCKLPTSEESRLGSKEPRPSVHVPVSSPLTQHQSYIPYMHGYSYSQSYDPNHPSYRGMPAVMMQNYPGSYLPSSYSFSPYGSKVSGGEDADKARASPSVSCKSSSESKALDILQQHASHYKSKSPTISDKTSQERDRGGCGVVGGGGSCSSVGGAGGGERSVDRPRTSPSQRLMSTHHHHHHLGYSLLPAQYNLPYAAAIVASQQGSTPSLYPPPRR
- the LOC125918512 gene encoding zinc finger protein 609 isoform X1 — its product is MLVVNVTWRNKTYVGTLLDCTRHDWAPPRFCDSPTSDLEMRNGRGRGKRMRPNSNTPVNETATASDSKGTSSSSKTRAGANSKGRRGSQNSSEHRPPASSTSEDVKASPSSANKRKNKPLSDMELNSSSEDSKGSKRVRTNSMGSATGPLPGTKVEPTVLDRNCPSPVLIDCPHPNCNKKYKHINGLKYHQAHAHTDDDSKPEADGDSEYGEEPTLHADLGSCNGASVSQKGSLSPARSATPKVRLVEPHSPSPSSKFSTKGLCKKKLSGEGDTDLGALSNDGSDDGPSVMDETSNDAFDSLERKCMEKEKCKKPSSLKPEKIPSKSLKSARPIAPAIPPQQIYTFQTATFTAASPGSSSGLTTTVVQAMPNSPQLKPIQPKPTVMGEPFTVNPALTPAKDKKKKDKKKKESSKELESPLTPGKVCRAEEGKSPFRDSSGDGMKMEGLLNGSSDPHQSRLASIKAEADKIYSFTDNAPSPSIGGSSRIDSTTPTQPLTPLHVVTQNGAEANSVKTNSPAYSDISDAGEDGEGKVDSVKSKDPEHLVKEGAKKTLFPPQPQSKDSPYYQGFESYYSPSYAQSSPGALNPSSQAGVESQALKTKKDEEPESIEGKAKNDVCDEKKPELSSSSQQPSVIQQRPNMYMQSLYYNQYAYVPPYGYSDQSYHTHLLSTNTAYRQQYEEQQKRQSLEQQQRGLDKKVELGLKEREAALKEEWKQKPSIPPTLTKAPSLTDLVKSGPGKAKEPGADPAKSVIIPKLDDSSKLPSQAPEGLKVKLSEASHLGKEASEAKTGAECGRQAEVDPILWYRQEAEPRMWTYVYPAKYSDIKSEDERWKEERDRKLKEERNRSKDSAPKEDGKESTSSDCKLPTSEESRLGSKEPRPSVHVPVSSPLTQHQSYIPYMHGYSYSQSYDPNHPSYRGMPAVMMQNYPGSYLPSSYSFSPYGSKVSGGEDADKARASPSVSCKSSSESKALDILQQHASHYKSKSPTISDKTSQERDRGGCGVVGGGGSCSSVGGAGGGERSVDRPRTSPSQRLMSTHHHHHHLGYSLLPAQYNLPYAAGLSSTAIVASQQGSTPSLYPPPRR